The Tribolium castaneum strain GA2 chromosome 3, icTriCast1.1, whole genome shotgun sequence sequence actgcgacgaaaattgaaaaaatcaaacatcaaaaaatcgaacatatggactttttgtggacttctaacaacttttgtgggttgttaagacatgtagagtccataaaaatctactggagtgagtttaaaaaaaatattttttttcacctctttgaaggtgaaatttgagcaaaaaaattgaaaattttaaattgcgtgaaaaattagtataatagagaaaaaaagccgctgaatccaacggaacaaaccgcactgctctacgacttttattcgagttatgaatttttttaatgaataaaatttttcactaagacAAATGgccaccctaaatttaggcaaaaaattttaaatttctaattcttgtgaaaaatcgatataatatgtaaaatgagccgtagaattcaatcgaacaaaccgcaatgctctacgacttttagttttttttttatgaatttttttagtgaaaaactttgatcgcctctgtagccggaaccgttgcccggagagGCTcagggtttggtcgaaaaaatagaaacgagAATGTCGCATTAGCACAAACagaaaaagtaattattaacATCCTCTTCAATAAAGTTGTCAACAAAGTATAAAAGGCGCATGAAGatcaaatatttgaatatttcaatttgaattcaaaaagaaaaaaataagagaagTTTCTATAAGAAATCAATCTGAGTATgctgttttgaaaaaacttagtGGTGAACAGAATTAAAAACTTCTGGTTTGttgcaaaaacaattttgttgcaGAGACACAAATGACCAGAGTTGTAAAGGACGTAGCAGAGACGTTGGGAGGAGATGTGAAGCAAACCGAGACAGAATTATTGATGAAGCTTTTAAAGACGTCTGAAGAGGGCAAAGCGTCTAATTTAGTGTTTAGGGCGTTGAAAACAAAACTTGGAACGAGTTATACCAGAGGGATTTAAAGCTGGCTGTTACTCACCCTCCTAGCAATTATTTCCAACAGATGATCTTGTGGACCGAACAGGGGAAAATATGGAAATTTCCCATTGATAACGAACAAGGTTGCGCCTAATTTGTTAAGTATCGTgtcatatttataattttagggCTTGATGAGGAAAAGAAAGTTTACTTTACCGAGCACGTGTTTCTTGAGAAGTATTTAGAGCCTTGGTGTCCTCAAAAGGGGCCCTTGAGGCATTTCATGGAGTTGGTCTGTGTCGGACTTTCGAAAAATCCATACTTGACAGTTGACGCCAAACGGGAACATATCGAGTGgttcaaaaactattttgaagaGAAGAAACAATTATTGAAAGAAGTTGGGGCACTACAAGACAGAGAGTTGGCCCAAACACTTAAATCTGGATGTGGAGTGAAAGGGGGCAATGGTCTGACCCCATAACATCACTATGTATTATGTTATCGCAAACGTTGTCCACAAATCTTTGGGAGACTAAGAAATAATCCAAGCgcctgaaaaatttaatattaaaactagATATCGcacagtattattattttaccatCCAACGTTGTTAGGTCtggcatttctcatgtagatCCAGAAAGTGTAAGCTTTTTCCTTCTCGGGATATAAGTGGCGATAAATATCAACATAACCGTTTCCAAGAAAAGCAGTCATGCCGTCACGTTCCTCCACTGAAAACCCAGCACTATTGGTGTTGGTTTTGGGATTAGCCAAGTCAATCTCTTTGTGTGCCACGTTCATATCCCCACAAATTATGACTGGTTTTTGGGagtccaaatttttaataaacttctcGAATTGTTCGTTCCAATCTAAACGTTTTGGCAAGGTGACTAAATTTCGACCTGTTAATAAATGCGAATGAATTACTTACTGTTCGATCGTTGgtgtgaaaataatgaatataaATTCGATACAAACCCGACAcatcaaacttttatttaaaaaacaaaaacaatgccTTTGGTTAACTTAAGACGATAGTAACATACAAACTAATTTAAGAGAAATGTACCAAATACATTATTCTTTACGTCACATCTTCGATAAATCTCTCATACaaaagcttttaaataaaatatttgagactTGGTCGATTCAAATACGCGTAAgcctttaaattaaaatttggaggagatatttgaaattttgaaacaaattacTGTAAAAAACGTTGCATCAACCCGTGAGAAGGTTGTTCAAGattgttcaaaatatttaagtaaGAGCTAggaaaaatactttaaataaaaattgtgaagcATACAATCAGAATGAggcgaaaaattattattacattaattcaaaaatagaatacttttttctctttccttaagcgaaaaataaagacgtttttattaaaaaaaaccgcgagattttgctaaaactgacaaaaaacaactaaatttgtttgatcAAATGATCATGGCAtcattttacctttttacaaGGGATTTAGCATGTTTTTGGCCCTGTCAGGcaaatgttttgaaaaatatcggcaaaaatacaCCGAAAAGTATTCGAAAATTGTGTTATGTTTgcctttttttgtgtttaaaggtgaataatttttttcgaacgtTCTATCAAGTTTATCAGGCAAAAACGCCAGTATTTGGAAGAGTTTCCTCAAAAATGTGTTGCTCACTCGActtatattttcatttataaaatgaTACCATCTTGTAGTAACAttatcagttaaaaaaaaaatagtttgattGAACAATGCATCAATTCATCATAAAATACAGTCCACAGTTAATCATAAACAAAGCATTGTCAATGACAAATGTCAATTTCAATGACAAATCGTAAGATATCCGGCTCGAAGAACCAAAAAATGTGgctgtattttattacgaaTTGACACAATGTTAAATCAActctgttttttattgttattttttgtttatttattttttttataaattaaaatataaatctaATGCGCaacgtaagcaaaaataaaattaatgtttaaaatgaagggtttttgtattttcgaGTAAGAAGGCCACGGACTTTTACTTAATCCTTAGTATAAGGGcattctaaaaattaagaaaaatctgaacatatgtcaaaaatgaaggccaAGGACTTTTACTTAATCCTTAGTATAAGCGCcttctaaaaattaagaaaaatctgaACATAAGTCAAAAATCTACTTAGAAGACCTGTTGTTCCAAAACAATTCGGATcaacaaattattgacgaaTAATATATAACTCAGATTGaggagaaaaattattaaattagttcaaaaattttgtactaaaaagtTCGCGAAATGTGGCTAAAAGTAGCGGAAAACCACtgaatttatttgattatGACAATATTTCGCCTTTTTTCAAGCGGTTAGTATAATCCTTGGTGTAAACACGTtctaaaaactagaaaaaaagttggaCAACTGTGGTTTAGGtcaacataaataattattgccttttttattgtttcaacaAGTATTTTACGAgatttcacaaaaatcatACTAAATTCAATTGTTCCTAAACTTTTATTGTCTtctaaaaattcacaaatcgGAAAAGTCAGCAGCCTTCGTAACCTTCTATAGTCTTGACTTCTTCTGGTAATTTATATACAGCGCACTTAGTCTCTTGAATACAAAGTATATCTGGTTTGTCATACTTCAAGATATCAAGGCATCCCTTCTTTAACCAGCTTCTTAATCCGTCTACATTCCACGTAGTGATATGAAAGTTGGGAGCTTTTCCTTTCGGGGATTTCGTAGtgcatttgaaatttatattttcccaattaGTTACTGTCGAATTTTTAGGCCCCTTTGTACTTTGTACAAACTCTCTCTTAGTAGCAAGACCTGTGCGTGTTTGAGGTTTTTTCGCTTCTTCCACTTGGGTTTCTTCTTTATTTCCACTGTCTGCCTTCTTGGCAGTTTTACCCTATAAAGTTTTGTGTTATTCTTCAAATTCTATTacaagtgaaaaataaaataccttAGTTTTCTCTGCCTTAGGTTCCTCCTTACTTTCAGCACTTACGGGCTAGAACAGATCTTAATttgtaaaacaattaaaacttgGTGGcaatatactcacttctgctttattgcgttttgtaatttttttttcatctgttccgtttgtaacttcagctggttcagcaggtggtactttagtattttccttcttggaagatgtagcctaaaaaagttaaattattgtaaaatatttagaactgaaccacactttttttgtggaaattatcacaaaaattcacttcaagtaaaatataaataccttgttttcccatgctttaggtgcaacagtttcctcgacattttcaacgcttacaggctaaaatacacttcataaaacaaaaaagacttggtggcaacatatactcacttctgctttattgcgttttgtaatttttttttcatctgttccgtttgtaacttcagctggttcagcaggtggtactttagtattttccttcttggaagatgtagcctaaaaaagttaaattattgtaaaatatttagaactgaaccacacttttttttgtggaaattatcacaaaaattcatttcaagtaaaatataaataccttgttttcccatgctttaggtgcaacagtttcctcgacattttcaacgcttacaggctaaaatacacttcataaaacaaaaaagacttggtggcaacatatactcacttctgctttattgcgttttgtaatttttttttcatctgttccgtttgtaacttcagctggttcagcaggtggtactttagtattttccttcttggaagatgtagcctaaaaaagttaaattattgtaaaatatttagaactgaaccacactttttttgtggaaattatcacaaaaattcacttcaagtaaaatataaataccttgttttcccatgctttaggtgcaacagtttcctcgacattttcaacgcttacaggctaaaatacacttcataaaacaaaaaagacttggtggcaacatatactcacttctgctttattgcgttttgtaatttttttttcatctgttccgtttgtaacttcagctggttcagcaggtggtactttagtattttccttcttggaagatgtagcctaaaaaagttaaattattgtaaaatatttagaactgaaccacacttttttttgtggaaattatcacaaaaattcatttcaagtaaaatataaataccttgttttcccatgctttaggtgcaacagtttcctcgacattttcaacgcttacaggctaaaatacacttcataaaacaaaaaagacttggtggcaacatatactcacttctgctttattgcgttttgtaatttttttttcatctgttccgtttgtaacttcagctggttcagcaggtggtactttagtattttccttcttggaagatgtagcctaaaaaagttaaattattgtaaaatatttagaactgaaccacactttttttgtggaaattatcacaaaaattcacttcaagtaaaatataaataccttgttttcccatgctttaggtgcaacagtttcctcgacatttccaacgcttacaggctaaaatacacttcataaaacaaaaaagacttggtgtcaacatatactcacttctgctttattgcgttttgtaatttttttttcatctgttccgtttgtaacttcagctggttcagcaggtggtactttagtattttccttcttggaagatgtagcctaaaaaagttaaattattgtaaaatatttagaactgaaccacacttttttttgtggaaattatcacaaaaattcacttcaagtaaaatataaataccttgttttcccatgctttaggtgcaacagtttcctcgacattttcaacgcttacaggctaaaatacacttcataaaacaaaaaagacttggtgtcaacatatactcacttctgctttattgcgttttgtaatttttttttcatctgttccgtttgtaacttcagctggttcagcaggtggtactttagtattttccttcttggaagatgtagcctaaaaaagttaaattattgtaaaatatttagaactgaaccacacttttttttgtggaaattatcacaaaaattcacttcaagtaaaatataaataccttgttttcccatgctttaggtgcaacagtttcctcgacattttcaacgcttacaggctaaaatacacttcataaaacaaaaaagacttggtggcaacatatactcacttctgctttattgcgttttgtaatttttttttcggttgtCTCGTTTTCaccttcagctggttcagctgGTGGTTGTTCCCTCTTGGAAGTTTTAGGCTAAAAtgtcataaatatttatttctcgATTATGATAGTaataacttgtttttatttagttgttGAGGTACATAATGTTTCTTCAGCTTTGTTTAACAGGTC is a genomic window containing:
- the LOC107398143 gene encoding small ribosomal subunit protein mS31-like, which codes for MILWTEQGKIWKFPIDNEQGLDEEKKVYFTEHVFLEKYLEPWCPQKGPLRHFMELVCVGLSKNPYLTVDAKREHIEWFKNYFEEKKQLLKEVGALQDRELAQTLKSGCGVKGGNGLTP